One Bacteriovorax sp. PP10 DNA segment encodes these proteins:
- a CDS encoding aminomethyltransferase beta-barrel domain-containing protein, which translates to MIEKANTKTVLIAMTGGIESTVAAYLLKKQGYKCIGIGLQLFAEGEESGPFADVAVLDLNKIKNICNYLDIPFYAVNAADIFTDKVLDPLVGRILSGQTFEPLVFLNAVLVDVLLEKAKKFQTTLIATAHYAKVLKNQKTGSYELMVANDLEHDQSYSLARLEQRHLENLILPLSEIRKKEVEKISELIKVEFIPRVKSKYAHIMHDPRMSKLVEARSPKDLRRTGNIYDYTTDASICEHQGIHHYYVGQSNLTFDKKKEIQIDPLKQIISIVSYKGNIFIDYPNRLKYKEIIVTGFSPAANLDMSLPMMCYVKMSPKGEKIPCRLYLKNNNMALVEFDDVRPGLLVAGQFLVFYTRQLDKGKVIGSALVEASGMFDEWSYNTLPDKKEDADEENNESSKPNHLDKLRF; encoded by the coding sequence ATGATTGAAAAGGCGAATACCAAAACAGTTCTTATTGCGATGACCGGCGGGATTGAATCAACCGTTGCCGCTTATCTTTTAAAAAAACAAGGGTACAAATGTATCGGAATCGGATTACAACTTTTTGCAGAGGGTGAAGAGTCAGGGCCTTTTGCAGATGTTGCTGTTTTAGATTTGAATAAAATAAAAAATATCTGCAACTATTTAGACATCCCTTTTTATGCCGTTAATGCTGCTGATATTTTCACTGATAAAGTCTTAGATCCATTAGTTGGAAGAATATTAAGTGGTCAAACGTTTGAGCCCTTAGTTTTTTTAAACGCAGTTCTCGTTGATGTGCTTTTAGAAAAAGCAAAAAAATTCCAGACAACTCTCATCGCAACTGCTCACTATGCAAAAGTTTTAAAGAATCAAAAGACCGGATCATATGAACTTATGGTGGCCAACGATCTAGAGCATGACCAGTCGTATTCATTGGCAAGATTAGAGCAGCGTCACCTGGAAAACTTGATTTTACCTCTGTCGGAAATCAGAAAGAAAGAAGTTGAAAAAATAAGTGAACTAATTAAAGTAGAATTCATTCCAAGAGTTAAAAGCAAATACGCTCATATCATGCACGATCCACGCATGAGTAAATTGGTGGAAGCAAGAAGCCCGAAAGATCTTCGAAGAACTGGAAACATTTACGACTATACAACTGACGCTTCAATCTGTGAGCATCAAGGAATTCATCATTATTACGTAGGTCAGTCTAATCTGACTTTTGATAAGAAAAAAGAAATTCAAATTGATCCCTTAAAACAAATCATCTCGATCGTCTCTTACAAGGGAAATATCTTTATTGATTATCCCAATAGACTTAAATACAAAGAGATTATAGTGACAGGGTTTTCACCTGCTGCCAATTTAGACATGTCACTTCCAATGATGTGTTATGTGAAAATGTCTCCTAAGGGAGAAAAGATCCCATGCCGTTTATATTTAAAAAATAACAATATGGCATTGGTTGAATTTGATGATGTACGTCCGGGCCTTTTAGTGGCCGGCCAGTTTTTAGTTTTTTACACCCGCCAATTGGACAAAGGAAAAGTTATTGGCTCAGCTCTTGTTGAGGCCAGTGGTATGTTCGATGAATGGTCTTACAATACACTTCCAGATAAAAAAGAGGATGCTGATGAAGAAAACAATGAATCATCAAAACCAAATCATCTCGATAAACTGCGCTTTTAA
- a CDS encoding M28 family peptidase, with protein MKKTMNHQNQIISINCAFKLALILALPISNAMSFEIQAYEQKIKNNYSVRSVIEKLPGRDLESTLREFIASGRPNRLVGSPGHKKTQEYLEAKLKSMNSAGATLSKLEFEGVADKKSLTGVNFIWEKKGLVSPDDVIILTANYDTLIKDPKTGKAIFKGEMPGADNNASGVSILLSMMDLLNKLNLPKTVKLVFLDFGEFDSQGAKNYATSKEFLADKNKKLVGVINLNMLGHDSRTGDKDKKMSNMNLYTQPNDAFAGMLMKSGKENYSTVTFTPTEATEASKLPADSSFFREAGVPAVTFSQNREGDLNPRYMTSNDFAETLNINTYTNVFRYVTSGVLAWNYDVVK; from the coding sequence ATGAAGAAAACAATGAATCATCAAAACCAAATCATCTCGATAAACTGCGCTTTTAAATTAGCACTTATTCTTGCTCTGCCGATTTCAAATGCCATGAGCTTTGAGATTCAGGCCTATGAGCAAAAAATTAAAAATAATTATAGTGTCAGATCTGTGATTGAAAAATTACCAGGCAGAGACCTGGAGAGTACACTGCGTGAATTCATTGCCAGTGGCCGTCCTAATCGTTTGGTTGGATCACCAGGGCATAAAAAAACACAAGAATATTTAGAAGCAAAATTAAAAAGCATGAATAGTGCAGGGGCAACACTCAGTAAGTTAGAGTTCGAAGGAGTGGCCGATAAAAAATCCCTTACAGGTGTGAATTTTATTTGGGAAAAAAAAGGATTAGTAAGTCCTGATGATGTGATTATTCTGACGGCCAATTACGATACATTGATAAAAGATCCAAAAACAGGAAAAGCGATCTTTAAAGGAGAAATGCCAGGAGCAGACAACAATGCCTCAGGAGTTTCTATTCTGCTTTCGATGATGGATCTTTTAAATAAACTCAATCTTCCTAAAACAGTGAAGCTCGTATTCTTGGACTTCGGAGAGTTTGACTCTCAAGGCGCGAAAAACTACGCCACTTCAAAAGAATTCCTCGCCGACAAAAACAAAAAACTAGTAGGAGTCATTAACCTAAATATGTTGGGCCATGACTCACGCACCGGCGATAAAGATAAAAAGATGAGCAATATGAATCTCTACACTCAACCAAATGATGCTTTCGCAGGCATGCTGATGAAAAGTGGTAAAGAAAATTACAGTACTGTGACATTTACTCCTACGGAAGCTACCGAGGCCTCTAAATTACCGGCCGATTCGAGTTTCTTTAGAGAGGCCGGTGTACCCGCTGTTACCTTCAGTCAGAACCGTGAAGGGGATCTAAACCCTCGCTATATGACCTCAAATGATTTTGCTGAGACTTTGAATATCAATACTTACACCAATGTATTCAGGTACGTTACCAGTGGCGTGCTCGCTTGGAATTATGACGTGGTAAAGTAG
- the mnmA gene encoding tRNA 2-thiouridine(34) synthase MnmA produces MQKPKSETLVIVGMSGGVDSSVTAAVLKEEGYKVVGLFMKNWEEFDEHGVCQSSLEYADVIKVCEKLDIPYYSVDFIEEYRDQVFKQFVDEYKLGFTPNPDVLCNREIKFKVFFEKAMELGADYLATGHYCQSLLVDGEYRLVKGADPLKDQSYFLYTNKKEILEKVMFPIGHIPKTEVRAIAAKYDLATKEKKDSTGICFIGERNFKKFLSNYVTFEDGDFETLDGTKVGRHTGATYYTLGQRKGLGLGGQGEPWFVVGKDMSRNVVFVERGEFHPHLYADTLTATDLSFVSGVWNKELPFKCKAKVRYRQKDQDCTVVKIEGDKIFVEFDQPQRAITPRQSVVFYDGDICLGGAMIEKSGPSYFEMNKTLPEIQ; encoded by the coding sequence ATGCAAAAACCAAAGTCAGAAACATTAGTTATCGTCGGAATGTCAGGAGGAGTAGACTCTTCTGTGACGGCCGCCGTTTTAAAAGAAGAGGGCTACAAAGTCGTCGGTCTTTTTATGAAAAACTGGGAAGAGTTTGATGAGCATGGTGTATGTCAGTCGAGCCTTGAGTACGCTGATGTTATTAAAGTTTGCGAGAAATTAGACATCCCATATTATTCAGTAGATTTCATCGAAGAGTACAGAGACCAGGTCTTCAAGCAATTCGTTGATGAATACAAATTAGGATTCACTCCTAATCCAGATGTTCTTTGTAACAGAGAAATCAAATTCAAAGTCTTCTTTGAAAAAGCAATGGAGCTTGGAGCTGATTATCTGGCAACAGGTCACTACTGCCAAAGCTTATTAGTTGATGGTGAGTACCGTCTAGTAAAAGGTGCCGATCCATTAAAAGATCAGTCATACTTTTTATATACAAACAAAAAAGAAATTTTAGAAAAAGTCATGTTTCCTATCGGACATATTCCAAAAACTGAAGTGCGCGCGATTGCCGCGAAATATGATCTTGCCACTAAAGAGAAAAAAGATTCTACAGGGATCTGTTTTATCGGTGAGAGAAACTTCAAGAAGTTCCTTTCAAATTACGTGACGTTTGAAGACGGTGATTTTGAAACTCTGGACGGTACTAAAGTAGGTCGCCATACAGGAGCTACGTATTACACTCTAGGACAACGTAAAGGCCTGGGCCTTGGTGGACAAGGGGAGCCGTGGTTTGTGGTTGGAAAAGACATGTCTAGGAATGTTGTGTTCGTTGAAAGAGGAGAGTTTCATCCTCATCTTTACGCTGATACGTTAACAGCGACAGACTTGTCGTTTGTTTCTGGAGTTTGGAATAAAGAACTTCCTTTTAAATGCAAAGCTAAGGTTCGTTACCGTCAAAAAGATCAAGACTGCACAGTGGTTAAGATTGAAGGTGATAAGATCTTCGTTGAATTTGATCAACCTCAAAGAGCGATTACGCCAAGACAATCAGTTGTTTTTTACGATGGGGATATCTGTTTAGGTGGGGCGATGATTGAAAAATCTGGGCCGAGTTACTTTGAGATGAATAAAACTCTTCCTGAAATTCAATAA
- a CDS encoding dihydrofolate reductase family protein: protein MKTIYYGASSLNGFISDSNNSLDWLFQFQGEGGHDFDSFINGVGAIAMGSTTYQWIYDHQIANEPGKLQPWPYKVPTWVFTTRQLPIIPNVDIRFVSGDVRPVHQAMSVVVEDKNIWIMGGGELAGKFYDAKLLNELIIQIAPVTLNGGAPLFPRTTHPPMRLISAKPIGGLFVELHYEIPSCV from the coding sequence ATGAAAACGATTTATTATGGCGCTAGCAGTTTAAACGGATTCATCTCAGACTCAAATAACTCTCTTGATTGGCTCTTCCAATTTCAAGGCGAGGGCGGCCATGATTTTGATAGTTTCATAAATGGTGTCGGCGCTATTGCTATGGGGTCTACAACTTATCAATGGATCTATGACCATCAAATTGCCAATGAACCAGGCAAGCTTCAACCTTGGCCTTATAAAGTTCCCACATGGGTATTTACGACAAGACAATTACCTATCATTCCTAATGTCGATATTCGTTTCGTTAGTGGAGACGTAAGGCCAGTACATCAAGCAATGAGTGTCGTCGTTGAAGATAAAAACATTTGGATTATGGGTGGAGGAGAACTGGCCGGTAAGTTTTATGATGCGAAACTGCTTAATGAATTAATTATTCAAATAGCACCCGTGACATTGAATGGTGGAGCTCCTCTTTTTCCTCGTACGACTCATCCACCAATGCGCCTGATTTCTGCTAAGCCTATTGGTGGTCTATTTGTAGAATTGCATTATGAAATCCCTTCTTGTGTCTAA
- a CDS encoding alpha/beta hydrolase: protein MKKIILLLLLGLVLISCSSHEKAPEVTENIKKITEAPVTPDIPEEPINLDLELQEKLQGVWKQYFVEEFNDTRSVNVMVVTNRQFKGKGFGCTDDYFGTGADANFRLGVCRVNVPRNHSTGEISFTANQRESSHDYFKILAQKELNLATLVDYLKKAKRSPLLFVHGFNVKHQEAVLRASQITYDLKYQGPVILFSWPAGAGDSFLDEKLIQRTYAANLKTAQSSVGLFKLFVSKLIENKIIPNIVVHSMGHQVVLPALFELGKNGQLQVTDSQMPLGEVILNAPDFDSDLFVKNIEVIKNLSRRVTLYCSYNDKAMFASETINSSKRLGGCTYMEGVDSINVSLLDNSTFGLNHGYYASRQILTDVFQVLLGIEADRRLFMKKSEPNSTEKYYLRP from the coding sequence ATGAAAAAAATAATTTTACTGCTTCTATTAGGTCTTGTGCTTATTAGTTGTTCTAGTCATGAAAAGGCCCCGGAAGTGACCGAGAATATCAAAAAGATCACTGAAGCTCCGGTGACTCCAGACATTCCCGAAGAACCGATCAACCTAGATCTTGAATTACAAGAAAAATTGCAAGGAGTCTGGAAACAGTACTTCGTTGAAGAGTTCAATGACACTCGCTCTGTGAATGTCATGGTTGTGACGAACCGACAGTTTAAAGGGAAAGGTTTCGGTTGCACTGATGATTATTTTGGAACAGGAGCTGATGCAAACTTTCGCCTTGGTGTCTGCCGAGTTAATGTACCAAGAAATCATAGTACAGGTGAAATAAGTTTCACTGCTAATCAACGTGAAAGCTCTCATGATTATTTTAAGATTTTAGCTCAGAAAGAATTAAATCTGGCCACACTTGTGGACTACCTTAAAAAAGCAAAACGCTCACCACTTTTATTTGTTCATGGCTTTAATGTTAAACATCAAGAGGCCGTACTCCGAGCTTCACAAATAACTTATGATTTAAAATACCAAGGGCCAGTTATTCTTTTTTCATGGCCGGCAGGAGCAGGTGATAGTTTTCTCGATGAAAAATTAATTCAAAGAACTTATGCGGCCAATTTAAAAACGGCCCAAAGTTCAGTAGGTTTATTTAAATTATTTGTTTCCAAGTTAATTGAAAATAAAATCATTCCCAATATTGTCGTTCACTCAATGGGGCATCAAGTTGTACTACCTGCTTTATTTGAGTTAGGAAAAAACGGGCAATTGCAGGTGACTGACAGTCAAATGCCATTGGGAGAAGTTATTTTAAATGCGCCGGATTTTGATTCTGATTTATTTGTAAAAAATATTGAAGTGATTAAAAATCTGAGCCGCCGAGTGACACTGTACTGCTCTTACAATGACAAGGCGATGTTTGCTTCTGAGACAATTAATAGTTCAAAGAGGCTTGGTGGTTGCACTTACATGGAAGGAGTAGATTCAATTAATGTCAGTTTACTCGATAACTCAACGTTTGGTTTGAACCATGGGTACTATGCTTCCAGACAAATTCTTACGGATGTCTTTCAAGTTCTCTTGGGAATTGAGGCCGATCGCCGTTTGTTTATGAAGAAGAGTGAACCTAACAGTACTGAAAAATATTATTTGAGACCGTAG
- a CDS encoding glycerophosphodiester phosphodiesterase family protein, whose translation MKTHSIFIATLVSLLSFSAFAAQPFCVAHRSLGYGGVENSLEAFEKASKAGAKAIEFDLLHTKDGKTIVQHDGKFGRVTTGCGKRKITEMTLKEIKDHCKLNNGEAIPTLDEALAILSQYNSTLFIEFKDKTITKDDFSSIKSYYSARPDKIMIISFLKNILLEVELKKESDSFYKEVKTLQLKKIGFYANIDDFDGISAKYINKNHVEKLQSMGKLVGVYTKDSEEKIQKYLDKGVDFVTTNNSLLCESLIK comes from the coding sequence ATGAAAACTCATAGTATTTTTATTGCGACTTTGGTCTCACTCTTAAGCTTTAGTGCTTTTGCAGCACAACCATTTTGTGTGGCCCATAGATCCTTAGGTTATGGTGGGGTTGAGAATTCTTTAGAAGCATTTGAGAAGGCCTCAAAGGCCGGTGCTAAGGCGATCGAATTTGATCTTCTTCATACTAAAGATGGAAAAACGATTGTTCAGCACGATGGCAAGTTTGGCAGAGTAACTACCGGGTGCGGAAAAAGAAAGATCACCGAGATGACCTTGAAAGAAATCAAAGACCACTGCAAGCTTAACAATGGAGAGGCCATCCCAACTCTGGATGAAGCCTTGGCCATTTTATCTCAATACAATTCGACACTGTTTATAGAATTTAAAGATAAGACGATTACCAAAGATGATTTTAGTAGTATTAAAAGTTATTACTCTGCTCGCCCTGATAAAATCATGATCATTTCTTTTCTTAAAAATATTCTGCTGGAAGTTGAATTAAAAAAAGAAAGCGACTCATTTTATAAAGAAGTTAAAACTCTACAGTTAAAGAAAATTGGATTTTATGCCAACATAGATGACTTTGATGGGATCAGTGCCAAGTATATTAACAAAAATCATGTTGAGAAATTGCAGAGTATGGGAAAGCTAGTAGGAGTTTATACCAAAGACTCTGAGGAAAAGATTCAGAAGTACCTTGATAAGGGAGTCGACTTCGTGACGACTAATAATTCTTTATTATGTGAGTCTTTGATTAAGTAG